TGCCCGAGCAGCCGTGCGCAGCGCGGCCCTCCAGCAATGCTTCTTGGCTCCAGGAGGAGCCCACGTCCACAGACACATCAcgcaggcagggctgtgcaggggtCGGTGGGATGAGGTCCCCATTCCTGGTGCTACCAGCCCTTTGCAGAACGGGGGAGGGATGCACCTCAAAATATCTTGAAGCCTTTTAGCAAGGTGAGCGTGGGtgcttttctcttgctctgAGCCCGCGATGACTTGACAGTGACCAGCTTGGCCTGGGCCACCGATGGGATCTCCTTGAGGTTGACAGTAGACAGAGTGTTGATGGTGCAGCTGGCCAGGCCGTGCCGGGTGGCCATGgccaggcagggctgctcctcGGCGATGAAGAGGGGCcgcagggctgggctgtgctctgcctcGCGCCGCAGCTCCCGCACGGCCTGGTGGAAGACGTGCTGCACCGCCGCGAAGTCCTGGCATGCCGACACCTCGTAGAACAGGCACCCAAACTTGGTGGCCAGGGACGTCCCTTCGGCTTTGGTCACCTGcctggggagagcagaagggGAAACGGCATGATCTCACTTGGTGCACTTGGCCCATTGGAAAGGGGTGAGGGGTCCTGTCCTCTTGTTTTGGCAAAGAGGGGACATGGGCTGTAGGCTTGGTGGGGTAGGTTGGGGATCTGAGAGCTCTTttcttagtgattctgtgattctctgccAGGGAGGGGAAAGCCCTGGGCTGAATCCATGCTGGGAGCATTGGGGGGGTCTCAGCAGCACATTCAGTTTGAAGACCAGTGGGATGAAGCTCAGCCTGTCAAGGCCCCATAACTGCCTCAAGGTATCCCACCAAAAGCAGCAATGGGCTCCAAGCCAGCACAGCGCCCCATCAGCAGGGGGCCATTTCCCAGTGTGAAAAGAAGGGCGGTGGGTACCTGTACTGCTCCATGTCCAGCTTgttgcccagcagcagcacagggctctggCGCTGGCAGCCCCGTGCGTGCCGGGCGAGGACATCCAGGTAGCGGCTGCAGCCCTCGAAGCTCCTCCTGTCGTCAATGCTGTAGACAACGAGGAAGGCGTTGGCCCAGTGCAGGTAGCGCTCGCAGTTGATGGGGCCGTCCTGGGGGTGAGAGGAGCAGGTGAGCACCATACTGTGCCAATGGGGCACCGGCGCTGCCCGGCCCTCACCTGGTCAGCCGTGTCCATCACCTTCAGCAGCACGGGCTGCTGGTCCACCAGCTCCTCTGAGGTGTAGGTGTCCTCTGCAAGGCAAGGGAGGCTGTGAGGATGGGTTGTGTGTCCCCATTGCCAGGCAAAGCCCGGTTGGGGTGCCATGGAAATAGCTCAGCTTCTGGTTAAGAGTATCATCTGCTGGGGGACACACTGTGCTCCTTCCAACAGCGTTGACTGGGATGGATGCAGTGGGGATAGgcctggctgggagctgctttcTCCCACTGCATGCAGAAAGCAGGGTGGTATATTTGTTCTCCCCACCTCCTGTCACCATTTGGCAAGAAATCGAGCCCCCACCTGCTCTGAACCACCCTAACCACAGCCTCCCTAACCCAACAGGGTTCATCTCCTTGAGATTCATCCCCAGAATCGGCTGCATTTTTGTAAGTGGAGGCTGATTGCTCTCCAACCCCACCATGGGCTCCAGCATGGCCCTCACCCCCTGGCTCAGCCCTTATCTCAGTGCCACGACCCAGTGAGACATGGCCAGCCAAGGGCTCCTCCATGTGGGGATGCCTTCCCTTGGCTGCTCATGGTGGGTGCGTTTTGGGGAGGTTTTGCCATGGGAAGATAGCAGAGTGAAACCGAAGAGaggatttttccttctttcctacaAGCGATTTGGGGCTGGAGCCGCTTCCTGGACGGGCTCCATATCTCCCGAATGTCCCCGATAAATCATTTACAGCTCTTCACTGCAGACTGGAGACAAGCCCAGGAAAATAGTTATTAATTACTTAAACAGAGCGGAAAAGAAACTGCCCAGAGCCACTCCACGGCACCACACGGTCCCCAGGGACACCCACAGTGCAGCaccccccatccctgccctgcaCCCCAaagagggatggggggggggcacaACTTAGAGGGGGTGACATCTGTCAGGGTGATGCGAGGAGTCACTGCTTCCTGTGGGACGTGCCTGTTCTCACCGCTGTTTTGGGTCGAATTCAGCCCTTCTGATGTTTCTCGTGtcttttgggtttgtttgtttattcgGTGGGTTTTGtttaattgctttgctttttggtCTTGTTGTGTTGTTCCCCCCCTCCCTTTAGATGCCATACTCATGGGAAGTGTGGGAGATGGGAAGAGGAGCATATTGGGGACGTGCAGGGAAAGCTGGGGTACAATAACCGGGGGGAGAAGCACCTTACCCAGGTTGGGGTCATACTCGCTGATGAACCTCTTGGTGAGAAACTTCACAGTCAGCGCTGCAGGAGGATGGCATGGTCACCCCACTGAGCAGCGTGCTGTCACTGCTTcccccccatcaccccacaCCCCACCcgcaggcagcagtggggccGTTCACCCCTCTCCCATCTGCCTTCTACCCCTTTTCCCAACCCAAAAGcaccttttcttccccaaatcCTGTCCACTTGTCCTATGGCTTTTCCCAAGATTGCCTTTTAGAGAGCTATGTTGTTTTCTGTGCACTAAAAAGAAAGCCATTCTGAGTCAAACATCTACGATTTGATGATTTTTAGAGGCTTTCCCCTCCCCAATGGGACACAGAGATGGCCTTTGGGCACCCGCTTCTGGGGACCTGTGTGCTTCCCCGCAGGACTCACACAGAACCCAGCCCCAAACTGCGCAGGCGGAAACATTGCTGCTACCCAAAAGGTCCACAAATAGCCATTAGTATAAATATACATCCATGGGAATCTcatgcaaaacaagcaaaagcagCCACAGCCGTGCACATGACTCAGGGGACTCTGGAATAATCGCAGGGaaactttttcctctccttaacACACAAAACTCCATTGTCACAGGGATGCTGCCCGGCACCGGGGCAGGGATGCTGCGGTGGGGCCAATGCTGGAAGCAGGAGCAGTGCAGGCACCCGCGGCTCCCAAGAAGCcatacagcagctgcagctcagcgcTGCTCCCACCTGACTTTCCAGCCCCCCGGCACCCCAGGATGGCCACGTTGCACTCTGCCATGGGACTCTGCGGTGGCTTCTCGGTGCTGACCCGCGGTTTGCCAAACATCGAAGCCATCCTCGGTCCTGCGAGAGAGCAAAGCAACGATGGGGGATCCCATTTCCACCCCCAACcgcagaaagagagaaagcagcatcCCACCTACCGCTGGGATGTTGTTGGGCACGCGGAGGTCACGGCGGTGCCGGGGAGCAGCGGCCCCAATGCCGCTCCCAATGAATGAGGCAGGAGGAGGCGAGTGCTGCTCTCACCGCTCGGGTCGCAGCCAAACTCCTTGTAAGGCAAGCTGCCGCGCGGGGCCGGACTGGACACGCGTCCCCGGCCACCCTACAGCCGTCCCTTTGCCTGCACTGCCCCTGCAGCAGATCTGCAGAGGGACAACGGTTGGCATTGCCTTCTGCGATGATCCCGGTGTGCCTTGCTGGGAACCCCGAATGGGCacggacccccccccccccagctgaGGACGGCGTGCTCAGTGCATCTCCTGCCGGCACAGTGCACTTCTATCTCTCCCTGTGCCTTCCTTGCTCCTTCAATACAAGATGCACTTCAGCACAGATAACGTCTGCTGCCGGCAGGGTTAGtggggagaaaataaacaagcaagcACAAAACCACCCTTTTCCCACCCAAAACGcatgggg
This window of the Excalfactoria chinensis isolate bCotChi1 chromosome 10, bCotChi1.hap2, whole genome shotgun sequence genome carries:
- the RASL12 gene encoding ras-like protein family member 12, with amino-acid sequence MASMFGKPRVSTEKPPQSPMAECNVAILGCRGAGKSALTVKFLTKRFISEYDPNLEDTYTSEELVDQQPVLLKVMDTADQDGPINCERYLHWANAFLVVYSIDDRRSFEGCSRYLDVLARHARGCQRQSPVLLLGNKLDMEQYRQVTKAEGTSLATKFGCLFYEVSACQDFAAVQHVFHQAVRELRREAEHSPALRPLFIAEEQPCLAMATRHGLASCTINTLSTVNLKEIPSVAQAKLVTVKSSRAQSKRKAPTLTLLKGFKIF